The Candidatus Deferrimicrobium sp. nucleotide sequence TCTTGATCTCGTGGGCGATCCCCGCCGTCATCTCGCCCAGCGCGCCGAGCTTCCCGGCGCGGATCAGCTGCGCCTCCATCCGCCGCTGGTCCTCGAGGGCGTCTCCCAACCGGATCGCCAGCCGTTCCTGCCGCTCCCGCTCGCGGCGCTCCCGGTCGACCAGCAGTCCCGCCACGATCGCCACGGAATTGTAGAGGATGATCTCCAGGCCCTTCTCCAGCGCGGCCGCCGGGTCCTGCACCAGGAGACTCGTGAAGGCGTGGGGGAAGTAAACCAGCGACGCGAACACGGACACGGTGACCCCGCCCCGCAATCCGCCCGCGAACGCCGCGAACAGGATCGGCAGGTAGTAGAGGCGGCGCAGGACGTCGTGCCCCCACGCGTGGTACGCCCCTATGCGGTAGTGCAGCACGGTGATCACGAGACAGGGGAGCCACGCGGAGAGCACCATCCTCGGCGTGAAGATCGGCCGCAAATCCTCCAGCAGCCCTTGTGCGAAGCCGCGCCGCGTGGGGTCAGGCATCGCGGCGAAGCCCGTATTTCCCGATCCGGTAGACGAGGATGTGCCGGGGGATCCGCAGGAACAAAGCCGCCTGCGTGATGTTTCCCCCCTTCAGGCGCAGCGCGCGCTCGATCACACGCTTCTCGATATCCACCAGGGAGAGTCCCTCGGCCGGAAGCGGCGGAAAGGAAGCGGAGGCGTCTTCCGCGGTCCCCGCGCCCCCCTCGCGCGGCGCGGGCGGCAGATTGTCGAGGGAAACCTCGTCCCCGCGGCACAGGATGACCATCCGCTCGCAGGCGTTCTTCAGCTCCCGCACGTTGCCCGGCCACGGGCGCCTCGAAAGCTCCGCGACCACGGCGGCGGGAACCGTGATCTCCCGGCCGGCGGCGAATTCGGGGACGAAGCGGCGCACCAGCGGGGGGATATCGTCCGGGCGCTCCCGCAGCGGCGGGACGGCGAGCTCCACGACGTTCAAGCGGTAGTACAGATCCTCCCGGAAGGAGCCGTCCCGGATCCTCGAGGGGAGGTCCCGGTTGGTCGCGGCGAGGATGCGGACGTCCACCGGCACCGGCGCATCGGCCCCCACCGCGTCCACCACCCTCTCCTGGAGCGCCCGAAGCAGCTTCCCCTGCAGCGCCGGAGGGATCTCGGCCACCTCGTCGAGGAAGAGCGTCCCGCCCGCCGCCTGGCGAAACCGCCCCGCGCGTTCGCGCACGGCCCCCGTGAAGGCGCCGCGGGCGTGCCCGAACAGCTCCGACTCGAGCAGCTCCGATGGGATCGCGGCGCAGTTGACCGTCACGAACGGCCCCTCGGCCCGGGGGGACATCACGTGGATCCTCCGGGCGAGGACCTCCTTCCCCGTGCCGCTCTCGCCCGTGATGAGGACGGTCGCGTCGGTGGCGGCCACGCGATCGGCCACCTCGAGCAGCCGCCGCATCGCCGTGGAAACGGAGACGACGTCCCTCCCGACCCCGGAGGCGCGGATCCGCAGGTCGCGCACCTCGGTGGCCAGCCGGCGCCGATCGAGCGCCTTCTCCACCGCGAGCAGGAGCTGGTCCCGGTGAAACGGCTTTCCGATG carries:
- a CDS encoding sigma-54 dependent transcriptional regulator, with product MAGRILFIDDDPAGREVALFNLRKAGYEVTAAEDGVAGLSAFAASPFDLVITDLKMPGIPGMEVLRRIHAGSPDVPVLVITAFGNVETAVAAMKEGAYDFIGKPFHRDQLLLAVEKALDRRRLATEVRDLRIRASGVGRDVVSVSTAMRRLLEVADRVAATDATVLITGESGTGKEVLARRIHVMSPRAEGPFVTVNCAAIPSELLESELFGHARGAFTGAVRERAGRFRQAAGGTLFLDEVAEIPPALQGKLLRALQERVVDAVGADAPVPVDVRILAATNRDLPSRIRDGSFREDLYYRLNVVELAVPPLRERPDDIPPLVRRFVPEFAAGREITVPAAVVAELSRRPWPGNVRELKNACERMVILCRGDEVSLDNLPPAPREGGAGTAEDASASFPPLPAEGLSLVDIEKRVIERALRLKGGNITQAALFLRIPRHILVYRIGKYGLRRDA